In the genome of Magnolia sinica isolate HGM2019 chromosome 2, MsV1, whole genome shotgun sequence, one region contains:
- the LOC131236661 gene encoding zinc-finger homeodomain protein 4-like — MDISTHEVEIPIPISSSYAGGGHGPHVHAHMIHDPHHIIPSSATQLLPSNGPIPPPTLVVEDHTPYKKSIRYKECLKNHAAAMGGNATDGCGEFMPGGEEGTLEALKCSACSCHRNFHRKDIEGDPSCDLYHHLRVGPRKVVGQKGVLIAGPDAFGYPTAGSLMTPRPTTQMIMSYNLGGLPSESDEQEGGGGAQARHPMVKKRFRTKFTAEQKEKMLEFADKVGWRIQKQEEGVVQQFCQEIGVKRRVLKVWMHNNKHNLAKKVSTPTSTEG, encoded by the coding sequence atggatatttccACTCATGAAGTAGAAATCCCAATCCCAATAAGCAGCAGCTATGCAGGTGGTGGACATGGACCTCATGTTCATGCCCACATGATCCATGACCCCCACCACATCATCCCATCATCAGCTACCCAGCTCCTTCCCTCAAATGGGCCTATCCCTCCTCCAACACTAGTAGTAGAGGACCATACGCCATACAAGAAATCGATCAGGTACAAAGAATGCCTAAAGAACCATGCAGCAGCCATGGGTGGGAATGCCACAGATGGGTGTGGTGAGTTCATGCCAGGTGGAGAGGAAGGAACCCTTGAAGCCCTCAAATGCTCAGCCTGCAGCTGTCACAGGAACTTCCACAGGAAAGACATAGAAGGCGACCCCTCCTGTGACTTGTACCATCATCTCAGGGTGGGGCCCAGGAAGGTAGTTGGCCAGAAGGGTGTCCTGATTGCTGGGCCAGATGCATTTGGGTACCCCACAGCAGGCAGCCTCATGACCCCCAGGCCCACTACTCAGATGATAATGTCATACAACTTGGGAGGGCTGCCATCAGAGTCAGATGAACAGGAGGGGGGTGGTGGGGCCCAGGCCAGGCATCCAATGGTGAAGAAGAGGTTTAGGACCAAGTTCACAGCAGAGCAGAAGGAAAAGATGTTGGAGTTTGCTGACAAGGTTGGGTGGAGGATTCAAAAGCAAGAGGAAGGAGTGGTGCAGCAGTTCTGCCAAGAGATTGGTGTGAAGAGGAGAGTTCTCAAGGTTTGGATGCACAACAACAAGCATAACCTTGCAAAGAAGGTTTCTACACCTACTTCCACTGagggctga
- the LOC131236662 gene encoding protein root UVB sensitive 6-like produces MAPIQIKQSPTSAQALASSQDARILVRETMRISANLATASPSLIEVENSGTRAGMKFGIVQEDFIDSSLRVLCCEEINGRRWKYVVEKDGSGSFSKGSIRAVGLHAPEAPVNDLMAFVRSYVVPEGFPDSVTPSYVPYMSWRALKHFFGGAMGVFTTQTLLNSVGMSRNRATSGAVAINWILKDGAGRVGKMLFARQGKKFDYDLKQLRFAGDLLMELGAGVELATAAVPHLFLPLACAANVVKNVAAVTSTSTRTPIYKAFARGENIGDVTAKGECVGNIADLLGTGLSIMISKRNPSLVTTFALLSCGYVLSSYQEVKSVVLHTLNRARFTVAVESFLKTGHVPSLKEGNSVENIFTLPWSKDRPIVLGPRFRDAFQEPASFLSIEPLFEREKYMVTYNPSKGNVYALLKDQAKSDDILKAAFHAHVLLHFIRSSNQKQASREHGVLDQSDSERSLSTHLMPTTVDFASQIAESCNIVSTSYVLFKRKAAEQGWVMSESLLNPGRARLCLLQT; encoded by the exons ATGGCTCCGATCCAAATCAAGCAATCTCCTACATCCGCTCAAGCTCTAGCGAGCTCTCAAGACGCTCGGATTCTCGTCCGAGAGACGATGAGGATTAGCGCGAATCTCGCGACGGCTTCTCCTTCTTTGATCGAGGTCGAGAACAGCGGCACAAGGGCGGGCATGAAATTCGGTATTGTGCAGGAGGATTTCATCGATTCCAGCTTGAGAGTCTTGTGTTGTGAGGAGATCAACGGCAGGCGGTGGAAGTACGTGGTGGAGAAGGACGGTTCTGGAAGTTTCTCGAAGGGATCGATCCGTGCTGTTGGGTTGCATGCTCCGGAAGCTCCTGTAAAC GATTTGATGGCATTTGTAAGATCTTATGTGGTACCTGAGGGCTTCCCAGATAGTGTTACTCCTTCATATGTTCCATACATGTCTTGGAGAGCTCTAAAG CACTTCTTTGGTGGGGCAATGGGAGTTTTTACAACACAGACACTGTTGAATTCAGTTGGTATGTCTAGAAATAGAGCCACCTCCGGTGCTGTTGCTATCAACTGGATTCTCAAG GATGGAGCAGGTCGTGTTGGAAAAATGCTTTTTGCAAGGCAAGGCAAGAAATTTGACTATGATCTAAAACAG CTTCGCTTTGCGGGCGATCTTTTAATGGAGTTAGGTGCTGGGGTAGAGTTGGCCACTGCTGCTGTGCCGCACCTTTTCTTACCATTGGCATGTGCAGCCAACGTGGTGAAG AATGTTGCTGCCGTGACATCAACATCAACTCGTACTCCGATCTATAAAGCCTTTGCTAGAGGAGAAAATATTGGGGATGTCACTGCTAAAGGAGAATGTGTTGGAAATATTGCAGATCTG CTGGGGACTGGACTGAGCATCATGATCTCAAAAAGAAACCCTTCCTTGGTGACCACTTTTGCACTGCTGTCGTGTGGATATGTTCTCAGCTCATATCAAGAG GTGAAGTCTGTTGTGTTGCATACTTTGAACAGGGCAAGGTTCACTGTGGCCGTGGAATCCTTCCTTAAGACAG GGCACGTTCCCTCATTAAAGGAAGGGAATTCAGTGGAAAACATCTTCACTCTTCCATGGTCAAAAGACCGACCTATTGTTTTAG GACCGAGATTTAGAGATGCCTTTCAAGAACCGGCTTCATTCCTCTCGATCGAACCCTTGTTTGAG AGAGAAAAATACATGGTAACCTATAATCCTTCAAAAGGTAATGTTTATGCATTGCTGAAAGATCAAGCAAAGTCCGATGATATTCTAAAAGCGGCTTTCCAT GCTCATGTACTTCTACATTTCATCCGTTCATCAAATCAGAAGCAGGCTTCAAGGGAGCATGGTGTCTTGGACCAATCAGATTCTGAAAGATCCTTATCAACCCATCTCATGCCTACAACTGTTGATTTTGCGTCTCAGATTGCTGAGTCTTGCAATATTGTTTCAACTTCATATGTGCTCTTTAAAAGGAAAGCTGCAGAACAG GGATGGGTGATGTCAGAGTCTCTGCTCAACCCTGGGCGAGCTCGCCTTTGTTTACTGCAGACTTGA